The Pseudomonas sp. IAC-BECa141 genome contains the following window.
TGGCGTGGATGCTGCGCTCCGATTCCTTGACCAGCCGCACCGCCTCTTCGACGCCGAACAGCCGCTCAAGGGTGAAATACTTCGCCGACCACGACAGCGCACAACCGCCATTGCGCCCACTGGCGCCGGCGCCGCAGATGTCGGCTTCGATCAGCAACACATCGAGTTCGGGGTTCTGCTGCTTGAGCATGATTGCTGTCCACAACCCGGTGTAACCGCCGCCGACGATGCACACGTCGGTGCGCACATCGCCTTGCAGCGGCGCGCAAGGTTCGGACGTGTCGAGTTGCAAAGCCTGCTCCAGCCAAAACGGTCTCATGGGAGTTCTCCAGTCAGTCGGCCACGGCACAGCCTGCCGCGAATGGCGCAGCAGGCCGCGAGGCAGGTTTATTCAGTTACGCAGGGGTTTGATGGTCAGGGCCCGATTGGGCACCGAAGCACGGGGTTCCATGACGCCGACCGGGCGACTGTTCCAGTGCGGAATCAGCACCAGCGCCGAGAACAGCGCGCAACCGGCGAACACGATGAACACCGTCACCGAGTCGAAGTATCCCGGCAGCAAACCACCGAGCACCGCACCGACCGAGCCGCAGCCGTTGACGAATCCGGCCGCCGTGGCGCCGGCCTTGGCCTTGCCGAAATCGATGGCGGCCGCGCCGCTGATCATCGAGTCCGGGCCATACAGGGTCAGGCCCATCACGAACAACAATGCCACCACCAGCATGACGCTGCCGGTGTGCAAGGCGCCCATGAACAACGCGAGGGTCACGGTCAGCGCCAGCAGGCTCAACACGCAGGCCGGCATGCGTCGGGCTCCGAACAGTTTGTCTGAAGCCAGGCCGATCATGATCGGGCCCAGCAGGCCGGCCAGTTCAAACGCGGTGGGGATGATCGCCGCGCCGACCTTGCCGACCGAAGGCATCTGTTCGAACACGATCACCGGGCCCCACAGCAGAATCGCGTAACGCGCCGGTTTCAACAGAAAATACGCCAGCCCCAGCACCAGCACCGTGCGGTTGCGCAGGATTTCCTTGAGCGGTTCCCAGACGCTGAGTTTGCTGTTGGCTTCGGCTTCCTCGGCGCTGATGACCGGCTCCGGCTCCACGGCGGGCAAGCCGACATCTTCCGGTTTGTTGCGCTGAAAGATGAAGAACAGCACCGCCACCAACGCGACCACCGCCGCACTGGAAATGAACGCCGCGTGCCAGGTACCGACCAGTGTGTAAGCCCACCAACCGGCGAACGGTGACGCCACCAGGCCGCCAAACGCGTAGCAGGAACTCCATAACCCAAGCACCCGCCCGCGCTGTTCGGCGGGGAAGAAACTGCCGAGGTTCTTGCACAATCCCGACCATCCGGTGGACTGCGCCAGCCCCTGAATCAGCATGCAGGTCGCGAAGATCGGCAAGGTCGCGAAGCTGCCCATCACCAGCGCCGCAGCGGCGGAAATCAGCAAGCCGCCGAGGACCACGACCCGTGG
Protein-coding sequences here:
- a CDS encoding MFS transporter, translated to MNKHIGTLARWRMQIFAVTWLAYAAFYFTRKAFSVAKLGIAEDPTFMLDKMAMANLDAIYLAAYAIGQFTWGMLADRFGPRVVVLGGLLISAAAALVMGSFATLPIFATCMLIQGLAQSTGWSGLCKNLGSFFPAEQRGRVLGLWSSCYAFGGLVASPFAGWWAYTLVGTWHAAFISSAAVVALVAVLFFIFQRNKPEDVGLPAVEPEPVISAEEAEANSKLSVWEPLKEILRNRTVLVLGLAYFLLKPARYAILLWGPVIVFEQMPSVGKVGAAIIPTAFELAGLLGPIMIGLASDKLFGARRMPACVLSLLALTVTLALFMGALHTGSVMLVVALLFVMGLTLYGPDSMISGAAAIDFGKAKAGATAAGFVNGCGSVGAVLGGLLPGYFDSVTVFIVFAGCALFSALVLIPHWNSRPVGVMEPRASVPNRALTIKPLRN